A genomic region of Streptomyces rimosus contains the following coding sequences:
- a CDS encoding alpha/beta fold hydrolase — MRNAVVTPEGDRIRWAELPGEEPVRVYLHGLGATSPAYFAETAAHPRLAGHRSLLLDLLGFGISDRPTSFPYTLEAHADAVAEALRAAGVNAADVIAHSMGGSVAILLAARHPDLVARLVLIDANLDPITPERGRPGSGGIAALSEEEFLAGGWERIRDVAGAHWWSTMRLAGLEALHRSAVHLTRGSEPVMREVLLKLAIPRTYLLPEADVPLPGAGELTAAGVRVVPVPDCGHNIMLDNPEGYVRAVAAALAPQATG; from the coding sequence GTGCGCAACGCCGTGGTGACGCCTGAGGGCGACCGTATCCGCTGGGCCGAACTGCCGGGCGAGGAACCGGTCCGCGTCTATCTGCACGGCCTCGGCGCCACCTCGCCCGCCTACTTCGCCGAGACGGCCGCGCACCCGCGCCTGGCGGGCCACCGCTCGCTGCTCCTGGATCTGCTGGGCTTCGGCATCAGCGACCGGCCGACCAGCTTCCCGTACACCCTGGAGGCACACGCCGACGCCGTCGCCGAGGCGCTGCGGGCCGCCGGGGTGAATGCGGCGGACGTGATCGCCCACAGCATGGGCGGCTCGGTGGCGATCCTGCTCGCCGCCCGGCACCCGGACCTGGTGGCGCGGCTCGTCCTCATCGACGCCAACCTCGACCCGATCACCCCGGAGCGGGGCCGGCCGGGCAGCGGCGGCATCGCCGCGCTCTCCGAGGAGGAGTTCCTCGCGGGCGGCTGGGAGCGGATACGGGACGTGGCGGGCGCGCACTGGTGGTCCACGATGCGGTTGGCCGGGCTGGAGGCGCTGCACCGCAGCGCGGTGCACCTCACCCGGGGCAGCGAACCGGTCATGCGCGAGGTGCTGTTGAAGCTGGCGATTCCGCGTACGTACCTGCTGCCCGAGGCCGATGTCCCGCTGCCGGGCGCCGGGGAGCTGACGGCGGCCGGGGTACGGGTGGTGCCGGTGCCCGACTGCGGGCACAACATCATGCTGGACAACCCGGAGGGGTACGTCCGCGCGGTCGCGGCGGCGCTGGCGCCGCAAGCCACCGGCTGA
- a CDS encoding ATP-binding protein translates to MQPTTKVLVLCGAAGVGKSTTAYEIAHQLGRADIPHAVIDTDQLDQVHPWPPPGLAPGELSRRNLAAVWANLAEVGHTRLLLTGVFVTLERELAWIADAVPGADIVSVRLTADVSALEQRVRRREIGSGADGQLARTLRQYADLRRPEPPGTTVIDTTGRTVASVAAEVVGVWLGGGAG, encoded by the coding sequence ATGCAGCCTACGACGAAGGTTCTGGTCCTGTGCGGCGCCGCCGGGGTCGGCAAGTCCACGACGGCGTACGAGATCGCCCACCAGCTCGGCCGCGCGGACATCCCGCACGCCGTCATCGACACCGACCAGCTGGACCAGGTCCACCCCTGGCCGCCGCCCGGCCTCGCGCCCGGCGAACTGTCCCGCCGCAACCTCGCCGCGGTCTGGGCGAACCTGGCCGAGGTGGGCCACACCCGGCTGCTCCTGACGGGCGTGTTCGTCACGCTGGAACGGGAGCTGGCGTGGATCGCCGACGCCGTACCGGGCGCCGACATCGTGTCCGTACGGCTGACCGCCGACGTATCCGCCCTGGAGCAACGGGTCCGCCGCCGGGAGATCGGCTCCGGGGCGGACGGCCAACTCGCCCGCACCCTGCGCCAGTACGCCGACCTCCGGCGCCCGGAGCCGCCGGGCACCACGGTGATCGACACCACCGGCCGGACCGTGGCGTCGGTCGCGGCCGAGGTGGTCGGGGTGTGGCTGGGCGGGGGAGCGGGATAG
- a CDS encoding type 1 glutamine amidotransferase → MPARTVLFLQHIEVEKPGLILDALDGSGLHADIRNLIDTPGASADDLPPVSDLAGLVVMGGPMNADDLAGHPALKLERDLLADALRAGIPTLGVCLGAQLLARVQGLAVRTSTEMGRPGEIGWAPLRDVDRDDPVVGPLAEAPAVLHWHGDRIVPAADTRVLASTGSTECQAFRAGPAAWGLQFHLEVTPGLQDNWLAEPSFTAEAEEALGPDATTRLRADALAAAPALRPLAERSLSHLRTLFMERAGL, encoded by the coding sequence ATGCCCGCCCGTACCGTCCTGTTCCTCCAGCACATCGAGGTCGAGAAGCCCGGCCTGATCCTGGACGCGTTGGACGGCAGCGGCCTCCACGCCGACATCCGCAACCTGATCGACACGCCGGGCGCCTCGGCGGACGATCTGCCGCCGGTGTCCGACCTGGCGGGGCTGGTCGTCATGGGCGGCCCCATGAACGCGGACGACCTGGCGGGCCACCCGGCGCTGAAGCTGGAGCGGGACCTCCTGGCCGACGCGCTGCGCGCCGGGATACCGACGCTGGGCGTGTGCCTGGGCGCTCAGCTCCTCGCCCGTGTCCAGGGTCTGGCCGTACGGACGAGCACCGAGATGGGCCGCCCCGGCGAGATCGGCTGGGCGCCGCTGCGGGACGTGGACCGCGACGACCCGGTCGTCGGCCCGCTGGCGGAGGCTCCGGCCGTGCTCCACTGGCACGGCGACCGCATCGTCCCGGCCGCGGACACCCGTGTCCTGGCGAGCACCGGGTCGACCGAGTGCCAGGCGTTCCGCGCCGGACCGGCCGCCTGGGGCCTCCAGTTCCACCTGGAGGTCACCCCCGGCCTCCAGGACAACTGGCTCGCCGAGCCGTCCTTCACCGCCGAGGCCGAGGAAGCCCTCGGCCCCGACGCCACGACCCGGCTGCGGGCCGACGCCCTCGCCGCCGCCCCGGCCCTGCGCCCCCTGGCCGAGCGGAGCCTGTCCCACCTGCGGACCCTCTTCATGGAGCGCGCCGGCCTCTGA
- the gcl gene encoding glyoxylate carboligase: protein MPRMTAARAAVEILKREGVTNAFGVPGAAINPFYAALRADGGIHHTLARHVEGASHMAEGYTRARPGNIGVCIGTSGPAGTDMITGLYSATGDSIPILCITGQAPTAVIHKEDFQAVDIASIATPVTKAATTVLEAAQVPGVFQQAFHLMRSGRPGPVLIDLPIDVQMTEIEFDPETYEPLPVHRPKATRKQIEKALAMLNAAERPLIVAGGGIINADASDLLAEFAELTGVPVVPTLMGWGTLPDDHRLNAGMVGLQTSHRYGNATFLESDFVLGIGNRWANRHTGKLDVYTQGRTFVHVDIEPTQIGKIFAPDYGIASDARAALELFIEVAKEQRAAGELPDRGEWAAAAQHRRATLQRRTHFDNVPLKPQRVYEEMNRAFGPETRYVTTIGLSQIAGAQMLHVYKPRHWINCGQAGPLGWTIPAALGVATADPDGSVVALSGDYDFQFMLEELAVGAQHRIPYVHVLVNNSYLGLIRQAQRNFDMDYQVTLEFENINTPELGVYGVDHVKVAEGLGCKAIRVTEPDQLLPAFEEAKKLAAEHRVPVVVEAILERVTNIAMSGTDIGSVNEFEDLATEPGHAPTAVVPMS, encoded by the coding sequence ATGCCTCGAATGACCGCCGCTCGTGCGGCTGTGGAGATCCTCAAGCGCGAGGGCGTGACCAACGCGTTCGGTGTGCCGGGCGCGGCGATCAACCCGTTCTACGCGGCGCTGCGGGCCGACGGCGGCATCCATCACACGCTCGCCCGCCATGTCGAGGGCGCCTCCCACATGGCCGAGGGCTACACCCGCGCCCGCCCCGGCAATATCGGCGTCTGCATCGGCACCTCGGGCCCGGCCGGCACCGACATGATCACCGGCCTCTACTCCGCGACCGGCGACTCGATCCCGATCCTGTGCATCACCGGCCAGGCACCGACCGCGGTGATCCACAAGGAGGACTTCCAGGCCGTCGACATCGCCTCGATCGCCACCCCGGTCACCAAGGCCGCCACCACCGTCCTGGAGGCCGCCCAGGTCCCCGGCGTCTTCCAGCAGGCGTTCCACCTGATGCGCTCCGGCCGCCCCGGACCGGTCCTGATCGACCTGCCGATCGACGTCCAGATGACGGAGATCGAGTTCGACCCGGAGACGTACGAGCCGCTGCCGGTGCACCGGCCGAAGGCGACGCGCAAGCAGATCGAGAAGGCCCTCGCCATGCTCAACGCGGCCGAACGGCCCCTGATCGTCGCGGGCGGCGGCATCATCAACGCCGACGCCTCGGACCTGCTGGCCGAGTTCGCCGAGCTGACCGGCGTCCCGGTCGTCCCGACGCTGATGGGCTGGGGCACCCTCCCCGACGACCACCGCCTGAACGCCGGCATGGTGGGCCTGCAGACCTCGCACCGCTACGGCAACGCCACGTTCCTGGAGTCCGACTTCGTCCTCGGCATCGGCAACCGCTGGGCCAACCGCCACACCGGCAAGCTGGACGTCTACACCCAGGGCCGCACCTTCGTGCACGTCGACATCGAGCCCACCCAGATCGGCAAAATCTTCGCCCCCGACTACGGCATCGCCTCCGACGCCAGGGCCGCGCTGGAACTGTTCATCGAGGTCGCCAAGGAGCAGCGGGCCGCGGGCGAGCTGCCCGACCGCGGCGAGTGGGCCGCCGCGGCGCAGCACCGCCGGGCCACGCTCCAGCGCCGTACCCACTTCGACAACGTGCCGCTCAAGCCGCAGCGGGTGTACGAGGAGATGAACCGCGCCTTCGGCCCCGAGACCCGGTACGTCACCACCATCGGCCTCTCCCAGATCGCCGGCGCCCAGATGCTGCACGTCTACAAGCCGCGCCACTGGATCAACTGCGGCCAGGCCGGGCCGCTCGGCTGGACCATCCCGGCCGCGCTGGGCGTGGCCACCGCCGACCCCGACGGCAGCGTCGTCGCGCTCTCCGGGGACTACGACTTCCAGTTCATGCTGGAGGAGCTGGCGGTCGGCGCGCAGCACCGCATCCCGTATGTGCACGTGCTGGTCAACAACTCCTACCTGGGCCTGATCCGCCAGGCACAGCGCAACTTCGACATGGACTACCAGGTCACCCTGGAGTTCGAGAACATCAACACCCCCGAACTCGGTGTGTACGGCGTGGACCACGTCAAGGTCGCCGAGGGGCTGGGCTGCAAGGCCATCCGCGTCACCGAGCCGGACCAACTGCTGCCCGCCTTCGAGGAGGCCAAGAAGCTGGCCGCCGAGCACCGGGTCCCGGTGGTCGTCGAGGCCATCCTGGAACGGGTCACCAACATTGCGATGAGCGGCACCGACATCGGCAGCGTCAACGAGTTCGAGGACCTGGCCACCGAGCCGGGCCACGCGCCGACCGCCGTCGTGCCGATGAGCTGA
- a CDS encoding TIM barrel protein — protein MGFSDARFDVNLSILFTELPLLERPAAAAAAGFTAVELWWPWTDAPVPAQRQLDALRNALRDAGTQLVGLNFYAGQLPGPDRGALSVPGEESERFRANVEVAADFAQSLGCTALNALYGNRVQGVDPAAQDALALENLTLAARAAHRVGATLLIEALNAPESPACPIVSAPKAIEVVDAVNAATGLDNARFLMDLYHLARNGEDLEAVIDRYTPLTGHVQIADNPGRGAPGTGTLPLEDLLDRLHTNGYAGWTGLEYKPGNTPSADAFAWLPRPQRATTAP, from the coding sequence GTGGGCTTCTCCGACGCGCGTTTCGATGTCAACCTCTCGATCCTGTTCACCGAGCTGCCGCTGCTGGAACGCCCGGCGGCGGCCGCCGCGGCCGGGTTCACCGCGGTCGAGCTGTGGTGGCCCTGGACCGACGCCCCCGTCCCCGCACAACGGCAGCTGGACGCCCTGCGCAACGCGCTGCGCGATGCGGGTACGCAGCTGGTCGGCCTGAACTTCTACGCCGGGCAGCTGCCCGGCCCCGACCGCGGCGCCCTGTCCGTCCCCGGGGAGGAGTCCGAGCGCTTCCGCGCCAACGTGGAGGTGGCCGCGGACTTCGCGCAGTCGCTGGGCTGCACCGCGCTCAACGCCCTGTACGGCAACCGCGTCCAGGGCGTGGACCCGGCCGCCCAGGACGCCCTGGCGCTGGAGAACCTGACCCTGGCCGCCCGCGCCGCCCACCGGGTGGGCGCCACGCTGCTGATCGAGGCACTCAACGCGCCGGAGTCACCCGCCTGCCCGATCGTCTCGGCGCCCAAGGCGATCGAGGTGGTGGACGCGGTCAACGCGGCCACCGGCCTGGACAACGCCCGCTTCCTGATGGACCTCTACCACCTGGCGAGGAACGGCGAGGACCTGGAAGCGGTCATCGACCGCTACACCCCGCTGACCGGCCACGTCCAGATCGCCGACAACCCCGGCCGCGGCGCCCCCGGCACCGGCACCCTCCCCCTCGAAGACCTCCTGGACCGGCTGCACACCAACGGCTACGCCGGCTGGACGGGCCTGGAGTACAAGCCCGGCAACACCCCCAGCGCGGACGCGTTCGCCTGGCTGCCCCGCCCCCAGCGCGCCACCACCGCCCCCTGA
- a CDS encoding 2-hydroxy-3-oxopropionate reductase — protein MSTLPKIAWIGLGIMGAPMAENLLKAGYPVTGHTLEPDKLDRLATAGGTPAASIAEAVAGADVIVTMVPASPQVEAIAYGPDGILANARRGALLIDMSSITPQTSVDLAAAAAERGLRVLDAPVSGGEAGAIEAVLSIMVGGPQEDFDAARPLFEALGTTIVRCGPHGAGQTVKAANQLIVAVNLQACAEAVVFLEKSGVDLTAALEVLGGGLAGSTVLTRKKTNFLNRDFTPGFRIDLHHKDMGIVTDAARTVGAALPVGTLVASLVAALRAQGDGGLDHSALLRGVERLSGHTTG, from the coding sequence ATGAGCACTCTTCCGAAGATCGCGTGGATCGGGCTGGGCATCATGGGCGCGCCCATGGCCGAGAACCTGCTCAAGGCCGGCTACCCGGTCACCGGCCACACCCTCGAACCGGACAAGCTCGACCGGCTGGCGACCGCCGGCGGCACCCCCGCCGCCTCGATCGCCGAAGCCGTGGCCGGGGCCGATGTCATCGTCACCATGGTGCCTGCCTCCCCCCAGGTCGAGGCCATCGCCTACGGGCCCGACGGCATCCTGGCCAACGCCCGGCGCGGGGCACTGCTGATCGACATGTCCTCGATCACCCCGCAGACGTCCGTCGACCTGGCCGCCGCCGCAGCAGAGCGGGGCCTGCGGGTGCTGGACGCCCCGGTCTCCGGCGGCGAGGCCGGCGCCATCGAGGCGGTGCTGTCCATCATGGTCGGCGGCCCCCAGGAGGACTTCGACGCCGCCCGCCCCCTGTTCGAAGCGCTCGGCACGACCATCGTGCGCTGCGGCCCGCACGGAGCGGGGCAGACCGTCAAGGCCGCCAACCAGCTCATCGTCGCCGTCAACCTCCAGGCCTGCGCCGAAGCCGTGGTCTTCCTGGAGAAGTCCGGCGTCGACCTGACCGCCGCCCTGGAAGTCCTGGGCGGCGGGCTGGCCGGCTCCACCGTCCTGACCCGCAAGAAGACCAACTTCCTGAACCGCGACTTCACCCCGGGCTTCCGCATCGATCTGCACCACAAGGACATGGGCATCGTCACCGACGCCGCCCGCACGGTCGGCGCCGCCCTGCCCGTCGGCACCCTGGTCGCCTCCCTGGTCGCCGCCCTGCGCGCACAGGGCGACGGCGGCCTCGACCACTCCGCCCTCCTACGCGGCGTCGAACGCCTCTCCGGCCACACCACCGGCTGA
- a CDS encoding GNAT family N-acetyltransferase: protein MTSPSSSPTTSPIPPVVPAGRLRDSEQPTLTLSTDAELRPWRPADAQVLVAACQDPDIVHWNRPARVSPNGARDKIAHWHRRWHDEQAAIWAVAGAGGGAAVGLAGIGDMDLRGGSAEFLYWLLPAGRGRGLAVSATVRISRWAVHELGLHRLRLSHSVANPASCRVAERAGFRLEGTMRSALLHADGWHDEHLHARIAGDDWPDPA from the coding sequence ATGACTTCACCCAGCTCCTCCCCCACGACTTCCCCGATCCCTCCCGTCGTTCCCGCCGGCCGGCTGCGCGACAGTGAGCAGCCCACCCTCACGCTGTCCACGGACGCCGAGTTACGTCCGTGGCGGCCCGCCGACGCGCAGGTGCTGGTCGCCGCCTGCCAGGACCCGGACATCGTCCACTGGAACCGGCCCGCGCGGGTCTCGCCGAACGGCGCCCGGGACAAGATCGCCCACTGGCACCGGCGGTGGCACGACGAACAGGCCGCCATCTGGGCCGTGGCGGGTGCGGGTGGCGGCGCGGCGGTGGGGCTGGCCGGGATCGGGGACATGGATCTCCGCGGCGGCAGCGCCGAGTTCCTCTACTGGCTGCTGCCGGCCGGACGCGGACGCGGGCTGGCCGTGTCGGCGACCGTACGGATCAGCCGGTGGGCCGTACATGAACTGGGCCTGCACCGGCTGCGGCTCTCGCACTCCGTCGCCAACCCGGCGTCCTGCCGTGTGGCGGAAAGGGCCGGCTTCCGGCTCGAAGGCACCATGCGCAGCGCGCTGTTGCACGCCGATGGCTGGCACGACGAGCACTTGCACGCCCGTATCGCGGGCGACGACTGGCCGGACCCGGCATGA
- a CDS encoding ABC transporter permease — protein sequence MPNTTETADTAGVLSVMRPPDARSRPGIRTELGQLISLQILNWRWTWRTFLVLGTILPVLYGLMLGTALRHSTPGAVSHALIGAVLLSASVDSMGKTSAHFVNLRQTGGLDHLLRLPVRPALLIVSTGAAFCAFALPGIVATIVLDAWLLDVELAVSPLAVLVVPVAVFAYVGIGALIGGLTPTPELASPLSLLVSLASLGAGAVVLPAPLLPPALQAVGDFNPATYIADALRGVLLPGDHPHLAISVLITCVFTATAVVSAGAWVRRWAA from the coding sequence ATGCCGAACACCACTGAAACCGCCGATACGGCCGGTGTCCTGTCCGTCATGCGGCCGCCGGACGCCCGGTCCCGGCCCGGCATCCGCACCGAACTCGGCCAGCTGATCAGCCTGCAGATCCTCAACTGGCGGTGGACCTGGCGCACCTTCCTGGTCCTCGGCACGATCCTGCCGGTCCTCTACGGGCTGATGCTGGGCACCGCGCTGCGCCACTCGACTCCCGGCGCGGTCAGCCACGCCCTGATCGGGGCGGTGTTGCTGTCCGCCTCCGTGGACTCCATGGGCAAGACGTCCGCCCACTTCGTCAACCTGCGGCAGACCGGCGGCCTCGATCACCTGCTGCGGCTGCCCGTCCGGCCCGCGCTGCTGATCGTCTCGACCGGCGCGGCCTTCTGCGCGTTCGCGCTGCCCGGCATCGTGGCCACCATTGTGCTCGACGCCTGGCTGCTCGACGTCGAACTGGCCGTCTCGCCGCTCGCCGTCCTGGTCGTCCCGGTCGCGGTCTTCGCCTACGTCGGCATCGGCGCGCTCATCGGCGGCCTCACCCCCACACCCGAACTGGCCTCGCCGCTCAGCCTGCTGGTCTCCCTCGCCTCGCTGGGGGCAGGCGCGGTCGTCCTGCCCGCCCCCCTCCTCCCGCCGGCCCTGCAAGCGGTCGGCGACTTCAACCCCGCGACCTATATCGCCGACGCCCTGCGCGGGGTCCTGCTGCCGGGCGACCACCCGCACCTCGCGATCAGCGTCCTGATCACCTGCGTCTTCACCGCGACGGCGGTCGTGTCCGCCGGCGCCTGGGTCCGCCGGTGGGCGGCCTGA
- a CDS encoding glycosyltransferase family protein: MHLLVMGKSAYSRVIDKTPVPITIAGHTAQFMRPLISYALAHGMAVSYAYPLRPSGCLMLDPRDAVPDGVVEVPFNDLSAQKAPLHIGWLSVEASLRQAVERQGGIDWVFLPYAFPLAPLPAALKEKYGYRLALFLRGGDGSQWPDPRWVAETLGDAGHAHQVCGLYKESLAAADFVGVASKWLGDVVAGHGVRWHAVVESPAAMWLGAGPEPSWDKARFSADPGVVRRLGNLDVSKKWVLSAGRIHPDKHLDLAADIFASAGLDGWQLVLSGVGTGLDGLATGALAELVAKGSACVLEVPPRIVHAVFQVSDAYLQTSLPSATFVDARPSSVTSAAFHGKPVVLPIAAAGGVAESVAPENLREFGFDVRGLDPTGPDGRAETVRRGAAALRGLEDPGLTARAGAANARHASGSSVDAVFDRVWARLGEL; the protein is encoded by the coding sequence GTGCATCTGCTCGTCATGGGAAAGTCCGCCTACAGCCGGGTGATCGACAAGACCCCGGTGCCCATCACGATCGCCGGGCACACCGCCCAGTTCATGCGGCCGCTCATCTCGTACGCGCTCGCCCACGGCATGGCGGTGTCGTACGCCTACCCGCTGCGCCCCTCGGGGTGCCTGATGCTCGATCCGCGGGACGCGGTGCCCGACGGGGTGGTGGAGGTCCCGTTCAACGACCTGTCCGCGCAGAAGGCGCCCCTGCACATCGGCTGGCTCTCGGTGGAGGCGTCCCTGCGCCAGGCCGTGGAACGGCAGGGCGGCATCGACTGGGTCTTCCTCCCGTACGCGTTCCCGCTCGCACCGCTGCCGGCCGCGCTGAAGGAGAAGTACGGCTACCGGCTCGCCCTCTTCCTGCGCGGCGGCGACGGCTCCCAGTGGCCGGACCCGCGATGGGTCGCCGAAACCCTCGGCGACGCCGGTCACGCGCACCAGGTGTGCGGCCTGTACAAGGAATCGCTGGCGGCGGCGGACTTCGTCGGCGTGGCCTCGAAGTGGCTCGGCGACGTTGTGGCGGGACACGGGGTGCGCTGGCACGCCGTGGTGGAGTCGCCCGCCGCGATGTGGCTGGGCGCCGGGCCCGAGCCGTCCTGGGACAAGGCCCGTTTCAGCGCCGATCCGGGTGTGGTCCGCAGGCTCGGGAACCTGGACGTGTCGAAGAAGTGGGTGCTGTCGGCCGGGCGGATCCACCCGGACAAGCACCTGGACCTGGCGGCCGACATCTTCGCCTCGGCCGGACTGGACGGCTGGCAACTCGTCCTCTCCGGGGTGGGCACCGGTCTCGACGGCCTCGCGACCGGCGCTCTGGCGGAACTCGTGGCGAAGGGATCGGCCTGCGTGCTGGAGGTGCCGCCGCGCATCGTGCACGCCGTCTTCCAGGTCTCCGACGCCTATCTCCAGACCTCGCTGCCCTCGGCGACCTTCGTCGACGCACGCCCGTCGTCGGTGACGTCGGCGGCCTTCCACGGCAAGCCCGTCGTCCTGCCCATCGCGGCCGCCGGGGGCGTGGCCGAGAGCGTGGCGCCGGAGAATCTGCGGGAGTTCGGCTTCGACGTACGGGGCCTGGACCCCACCGGCCCGGACGGCCGCGCCGAGACCGTACGCCGCGGCGCCGCCGCGCTCCGCGGCCTGGAGGACCCCGGCCTGACCGCCCGGGCCGGCGCCGCGAACGCGCGGCACGCGAGCGGCTCCTCGGTCGACGCGGTGTTCGACCGGGTATGGGCCCGGCTCGGGGAGCTCTGA
- a CDS encoding ABC-ATPase domain-containing protein, with protein sequence MRRPQGRDHDRGREYGRGHEYRRGRGHGRPSDGRPAGRPQGIRDGLAGELRRMDGASYGGYKSLLGSWAMPGFTLEVIRGQSDPYAPPARVALRVPAEEAGFPADLWESPVRRRALASYLARRAAEAADHRSLRVDAGGQEVLERSSCLVDARDGAVTLRLGVDLPGHGRRIDGHAAEHVLCGLLPKVVERALRYTALDADDVRAFADVVEDSDALRAALPGLGLVAFVADGAVLPRRSGVDDRPAAGGGVVPFASPEELRVSVDLPHAGRVTGMGVRQGVTLIVGGGFHGKSTLLRALETGIWDHVPGDGRELVVARPDTVKIRSEDGRRVERVDVHAFVDHLPSGADTTDFRTDNASGSTSQAASLCEAVEAGARVLLIDEDTAATNLMIRDARMQALVAKEREPLTPFVDLVRSLHRDHGVSTVLVMGGSGDYMEVADQVLMMDAYLPSDVTARARQLAAVPTGRTAEAESFPGIAHRRPDPGSLDTSVRGRSRIRARGDDALTFGEHDVDLRAVEQIADARQVVGIGLALELMVRRGYVDGDRTLAEALDLLDGDLADGAHRLLAVRDEDFALPRRHEVAAALNRLRGLRVLGRPATP encoded by the coding sequence GTGCGACGCCCTCAAGGCCGTGACCACGACCGAGGCCGCGAATACGGCCGAGGCCACGAATACCGGCGGGGCCGCGGCCACGGCCGTCCCTCCGACGGGCGTCCGGCCGGACGCCCGCAGGGCATCCGTGACGGCCTGGCCGGGGAGCTGCGCCGGATGGACGGTGCCTCGTACGGCGGGTACAAATCGCTCCTCGGCTCCTGGGCCATGCCCGGCTTCACCCTGGAGGTGATCCGCGGGCAGTCCGACCCGTACGCGCCGCCCGCGCGGGTCGCGCTGCGCGTACCGGCCGAGGAGGCGGGCTTCCCGGCGGACCTGTGGGAGTCGCCGGTACGGCGGCGGGCACTGGCGAGCTATCTGGCCCGGCGGGCCGCCGAGGCGGCGGACCACCGGTCGCTGCGCGTGGACGCGGGCGGCCAGGAGGTGCTGGAGCGCAGCTCGTGCCTGGTGGACGCGCGGGACGGCGCGGTGACGCTGCGGCTGGGCGTGGACCTGCCGGGGCACGGCCGCCGCATCGACGGGCACGCGGCGGAGCACGTTCTGTGCGGCCTGCTGCCGAAGGTCGTCGAGCGCGCGCTGCGCTACACCGCGCTGGACGCCGACGATGTACGCGCCTTCGCGGACGTCGTCGAGGACTCGGACGCGTTGCGTGCCGCGCTGCCCGGTCTCGGCCTGGTGGCGTTCGTCGCGGACGGCGCGGTGCTGCCGCGGCGCAGCGGCGTGGACGACCGCCCGGCGGCCGGCGGCGGGGTCGTCCCCTTCGCCTCGCCCGAGGAGCTGCGGGTCTCGGTGGACCTGCCGCACGCCGGGAGGGTCACCGGCATGGGTGTCCGCCAGGGCGTCACCCTGATCGTCGGCGGCGGCTTCCACGGCAAGTCGACGCTGCTGCGCGCCCTGGAGACCGGCATCTGGGACCACGTGCCGGGCGACGGCCGGGAGCTGGTGGTGGCCCGGCCCGACACCGTCAAGATCCGTTCCGAGGACGGCCGGCGGGTCGAGCGGGTGGACGTGCACGCCTTCGTCGACCACCTGCCGAGCGGCGCGGACACCACCGACTTCCGTACGGACAACGCCTCCGGATCCACCTCGCAGGCCGCCTCCCTGTGCGAGGCCGTCGAGGCGGGCGCCCGGGTGCTGCTCATCGACGAGGACACCGCGGCCACCAACCTCATGATCCGCGACGCGCGGATGCAGGCACTGGTGGCCAAGGAGCGCGAACCGCTGACGCCGTTCGTGGACCTGGTGCGCTCGCTGCACCGGGACCACGGCGTCTCCACCGTGCTGGTGATGGGCGGCTCCGGCGACTACATGGAGGTCGCGGACCAGGTGCTCATGATGGACGCGTACCTGCCGTCCGATGTCACCGCGCGGGCACGGCAGTTGGCGGCGGTGCCGACCGGCCGGACCGCGGAGGCGGAGTCCTTCCCCGGCATCGCGCACCGCCGCCCGGACCCCGGCTCGCTCGACACGTCGGTACGCGGCCGCTCCCGTATCCGCGCCCGCGGAGACGACGCGCTGACCTTCGGCGAGCACGACGTCGACCTGCGGGCCGTCGAGCAGATCGCGGACGCCCGCCAGGTGGTGGGCATCGGTCTGGCCCTGGAACTGATGGTGCGGCGCGGGTACGTGGACGGCGACCGCACGCTGGCCGAGGCGCTCGACCTGCTCGACGGCGACCTGGCGGACGGCGCGCACCGCCTCCTCGCCGTCCGCGACGAGGACTTCGCGCTGCCCCGCCGCCATGAGGTCGCCGCGGCACTGAACCGGCTGCGGGGACTGCGGGTGCTGGGGCGGCCGGCCACCCCGTAG